A stretch of the Vigna radiata var. radiata cultivar VC1973A chromosome 7, Vradiata_ver6, whole genome shotgun sequence genome encodes the following:
- the LOC106765606 gene encoding UDP-glucose 4-epimerase GEPI42-like has protein sequence MVSPMSTILVTGGAGFIGSHTVLQLLKQGFRVTIIDNLDNSVIEAVHRVRRLVGPHLSNNLIFCHGDLRNPNDLEPLFSQTKFDAVIHFAGLKGVGESVAKPRRYYDNNVVGTINLFQAMAKFNCKNMVISSSATVYGQPHQVPCVEEDLHLHAMNPYGRTKLFVEEIARDIQRAEGDWRIILLRYFNPVGAHESGQIGEDPRGIPNNLMPYIHQVAVGRLPELKVYGHDYPTKDGTPIRDYIHVMDLADGHIAALRKLFATDNIGCTAYNLGTGRGTSVLEMVAAFEKASGKKISMKMCPRRPGDATAVYASTEKAEKELGWKAKYGIEEMCRDLWNWASKNPWGYQGKH, from the exons ATGGTGTCCCCGATGTCAACGATTCTGGTGACGGGTGGGGCGGGCTTCATCGGATCCCACACCGTGCTTCAGCTTCTCAAACAGGGTTTCCGGGTTACCATAATCGACAACCTCGACAACTCCGTCATCGAAGCCGTTCACAGGGTTCGCCGTCTTGTCGGTCCTCACCTTTCCAACAACCTCATCTTCTGCCACGGCGACCTCCGCAATCCCAACGATTTGGAGCCACTCTTCTCCCAGACCAA GTTTGATGCTGTCATCCACTTCGCCGGCCTAAAGGGTGTTGGAGAAAGCGTTGCAAAGCCCCGGCGTTACTACGACAACAATGTGGTGGGAACTATCAACCTTTTTCAGGCAATGGCTAAATTTAACTGCAAGAACATGGTTATTTCCTCCTCCGCCACTGTTTATGGCCAACCTCATCAAGTTCCCTGCGTGGAGGAGGACTTGCATTTACACGCCATGAATCCCTACGGAAGAACCAAG CTCTTTGTTGAAGAAATTGCCAGAGACATTCAGAGAGCAGAGGGAGATTGGCGGATCATTCTGCTGAGGTACTTCAATCCGGTTGGGGCTCACGAGAGTGGGCAGATTGGGGAAGATCCAAGGGGTATCCCCAATAATCTCATGCCTTACATTCATCAGGTTGCTGTTGGTAGATTGCCTGAGCTCAAAGTTTATGGTCATGATTATCCCACCAAGGATGGCACCCCG ATCCGGGATTATATCCATGTAATGGACTTGGCAGATGGTCACATTGCTGCCCTTCGAAAGCTTTTTGCAACAGACAACATTG GTTGTACTGCCTATAATTTGGGGACTGGGCGTGGTACATCGGTGCTTGAGATGGTCGCTGCATTTGAAAAAGCTTCCGGCAAG AAAATTTCGATGAAAATGTGTCCCAGGAGACCAGGAGATGCTACTGCTGTATATGCATCCACGGAGAAAGCTGAGAAAGAACTTGGTTGGAA GGCAAAATACGGTATAGAGGAAATGTGCAGGGACCTATGGAATTGGGCGAGCAAAAATCCGTGGGGATACCAGGGGAAACATTAG